A section of the Pseudomonadota bacterium genome encodes:
- the murA gene encoding UDP-N-acetylglucosamine 1-carboxyvinyltransferase — protein MDKIKINGGIPLKGEVKIGGAKNAALPLMAAAMLTEGRLKLNNLPHIADISTMANLLVQHGVDMELDAVEGSAGGGIISLCAKNIKSFEAPYDIVRKMRASVLVLGPLLARFGDAKVSLPGGCAIGTRPIDLHLQAFEKMGAKIELEEGYIKASVKGKLRGAEIHFEKVSVGATENVMMAACLADGETTIINAAQEPEVVDLAQCLVKMGAKITGIGTGTLKIEGLEKLNGAEHSVISDRIEAGSYMIAAAITNGDIRLHGVDLSIMESTIERLTAAGVLIEELSDNSVRAARKQDKLKSVDAITLPYPGFPTDMQAQFMALMCLAEGNSIINETIFENRFMHVSELTRMGADISIEGHKALVKGVTELKGAELMATDLRASVSLVLAALAAKGQTVINRVYHIDRGYERIEEKMMMLGADIERIK, from the coding sequence ATGGATAAAATAAAGATAAACGGAGGCATACCGCTTAAAGGCGAGGTAAAAATAGGTGGTGCAAAAAATGCCGCACTTCCTTTAATGGCTGCGGCAATGCTTACCGAAGGTCGCCTTAAATTAAATAATCTGCCGCATATTGCGGATATTTCCACTATGGCAAACCTGCTTGTTCAACACGGTGTGGATATGGAACTGGACGCAGTGGAGGGAAGTGCAGGCGGCGGCATTATATCACTTTGTGCCAAAAATATAAAAAGCTTTGAAGCTCCATACGATATCGTAAGGAAAATGCGGGCTTCCGTTCTGGTTTTAGGACCGCTACTTGCAAGGTTCGGTGATGCTAAGGTATCTTTGCCCGGAGGCTGTGCTATAGGAACACGTCCGATTGACCTTCACCTACAGGCGTTTGAAAAAATGGGTGCAAAAATAGAGCTGGAAGAAGGTTATATAAAAGCATCGGTTAAGGGGAAGTTGAGGGGTGCTGAAATACATTTTGAAAAAGTTTCCGTAGGGGCTACTGAAAATGTTATGATGGCGGCATGTCTGGCTGACGGCGAGACTACAATAATTAACGCGGCACAGGAGCCTGAAGTTGTAGACCTTGCTCAATGCCTTGTTAAAATGGGTGCAAAAATAACAGGCATAGGAACAGGCACACTAAAAATAGAAGGCTTGGAAAAATTAAACGGAGCCGAACATTCGGTTATAAGTGACCGTATTGAAGCCGGAAGCTATATGATAGCTGCCGCCATAACAAACGGGGATATAAGGTTGCATGGTGTTGATTTGTCAATCATGGAATCAACAATTGAAAGACTGACGGCAGCAGGTGTTCTGATAGAGGAGCTTTCAGATAATTCGGTTAGAGCGGCGCGTAAACAAGATAAGCTAAAAAGTGTAGATGCTATTACCTTGCCGTATCCGGGATTTCCGACCGATATGCAAGCTCAGTTTATGGCATTGATGTGTCTTGCCGAGGGTAACTCGATTATAAACGAAACCATCTTTGAAAACAGGTTTATGCATGTATCGGAACTAACTCGCATGGGAGCCGATATTTCTATAGAAGGACATAAAGCTTTGGTAAAAGGTGTTACCGAACTAAAAGGTGCGGAACTTATGGCTACCGATCTGCGTGCATCGGTGTCATTAGTGCTGGCAGCACTGGCAGCAAAAGGACAGACCGTAATAAACAGAGTTTACCATATCGACAGGGGATATGAACGCATTGAAGAAAAAATGATGATGCTGGGTGCCGATATAGAGCGGATAAAATAA
- a CDS encoding DciA family protein yields the protein MNRTSKYTKKYAGVNSLSASLNTVTTPFFKKRGFAENKIITDWNYIVGKELGNSSTPKRITFNRDKKTDGTLTVEVYDSGIAMEMTYMELVLIEKISVYFGYRAIARLKIMQRPGGQPHLDEERKIPVRNISDDKKKALDNYLEDIDDAELKEALKSLGVGVMSDYSKL from the coding sequence ATGAATCGGACATCTAAATATACAAAAAAATATGCCGGTGTTAATAGCTTGTCAGCAAGTTTAAATACCGTTACAACTCCTTTTTTCAAAAAACGCGGCTTTGCCGAAAATAAAATTATTACCGACTGGAACTATATTGTAGGCAAAGAGTTGGGAAATAGCAGCACTCCCAAACGAATAACATTTAACAGAGATAAAAAAACCGACGGCACATTGACGGTTGAAGTATATGATAGCGGTATTGCTATGGAAATGACATATATGGAGCTGGTGCTTATCGAGAAGATATCGGTTTATTTCGGTTATAGAGCGATTGCCCGCCTCAAGATTATGCAAAGACCCGGCGGACAGCCTCATCTTGATGAGGAGAGAAAAATCCCCGTAAGGAATATATCGGACGATAAGAAAAAAGCACTGGATAATTATCTGGAAGATATTGATGATGCGGAGCTAAAAGAAGCATTGAAAAGCCTCGGTGTGGGGGTTATGTCGGATTATAGTAAATTATAA
- the gpmI gene encoding 2,3-bisphosphoglycerate-independent phosphoglycerate mutase — translation MTKDKRPKPVVLCILDGWGEGEATSDNAITSANTPFWDKLVASCPKSLLNTSGLSVGLPEGQMGNSEVGHMNIGGGRIVMQNLPRIDKAFSGGELENNELLNKFVESVKEQSGAVHIMGLMSPGGVHSHQMHMAGLAKIIAKKGVSVKIHAFLDGRDVPPASAIEYLENFNKEIAGFDAQVVSVCGRYYAMDRDNRWDRVTLAYDAMTQAKATKAASLEDAIEENYKKDVYDEFIKPIVLDEYEGMNDGDGLFMANFRSDRARQILNAFVTPDFDGFERSKVINFAGRIGMVEYSSELTKYVDILFKPVELKNNLGQVIADNNMTQLRIAETEKYAHVTFFFNSGNEQEYKGEERIMVPSPNVRTYDMKPEMSAVEVTDKLVDAVNSGKFDLIVVNYANTDMVGHTGSYDAAVKAVETIDSCLERLANAVENSGGSIFITADHGNSEQMKDDKTGQPHTSHTTNPVPLIMAGYGADKYKLQNGRLCDIAPTILNIMGIGQPEDMTGEVLFK, via the coding sequence ATGACAAAAGATAAAAGACCAAAGCCGGTAGTTTTATGTATATTGGACGGCTGGGGAGAAGGAGAGGCGACTAGCGATAATGCTATAACAAGTGCTAATACGCCTTTTTGGGATAAGCTGGTGGCATCATGCCCCAAGTCATTGCTGAACACTTCGGGTTTAAGCGTAGGGCTGCCGGAAGGTCAGATGGGTAATTCGGAAGTAGGACATATGAATATAGGCGGCGGTCGCATAGTTATGCAAAATCTGCCTAGGATTGACAAGGCATTTTCAGGCGGTGAACTTGAAAATAATGAGCTGCTAAATAAATTCGTTGAGTCGGTTAAGGAGCAATCGGGAGCTGTGCATATTATGGGGCTGATGTCCCCCGGCGGTGTGCATTCTCACCAGATGCATATGGCAGGGCTTGCTAAAATAATTGCTAAAAAAGGCGTATCTGTAAAGATACATGCATTTTTGGACGGACGGGACGTACCGCCTGCCAGTGCTATAGAATATCTGGAAAATTTCAATAAAGAGATAGCGGGGTTTGATGCTCAGGTGGTATCGGTGTGCGGGCGTTATTACGCTATGGACAGGGATAACCGCTGGGACAGGGTAACGCTTGCCTATGATGCTATGACACAGGCAAAGGCAACAAAAGCCGCCTCTTTGGAAGATGCTATTGAAGAAAATTATAAGAAAGACGTTTATGATGAGTTCATAAAACCGATTGTGCTTGATGAATATGAAGGAATGAACGACGGTGACGGGCTATTTATGGCAAATTTCCGCTCGGATAGGGCAAGGCAGATTCTTAATGCTTTTGTAACGCCTGATTTTGATGGCTTCGAAAGGAGTAAGGTAATAAATTTTGCAGGTAGGATAGGCATGGTTGAGTATTCGTCCGAGCTTACAAAATATGTCGATATATTATTCAAGCCTGTTGAGCTGAAAAATAATCTTGGGCAGGTAATTGCCGATAATAATATGACCCAGCTAAGGATTGCCGAAACGGAAAAATATGCGCATGTGACATTCTTTTTCAATAGCGGCAATGAACAAGAATATAAAGGCGAGGAAAGGATAATGGTTCCCTCCCCTAACGTTAGAACATATGACATGAAACCTGAAATGTCCGCCGTTGAGGTTACCGACAAGCTGGTTGATGCGGTAAATTCCGGTAAGTTCGACCTTATAGTAGTAAATTACGCAAATACCGATATGGTAGGGCATACGGGAAGCTATGATGCCGCAGTTAAAGCCGTGGAAACTATAGATAGCTGTCTGGAAAGGTTGGCAAATGCGGTTGAGAACTCAGGAGGCTCAATATTTATTACCGCCGATCACGGTAATTCGGAGCAGATGAAAGATGATAAAACGGGGCAACCGCATACATCGCACACAACTAATCCGGTGCCGTTAATAATGGCAGGATATGGTGCGGATAAATATAAATTACAAAACGGCAGGTTATGTGATATCGCTCCTACCATATTAAATATTATGGGAATCGGGCAACCGGAGGATATGACGGGGGAAGTGCTTTTTAAGTGA
- a CDS encoding PAS domain-containing protein: MKAAEKRINKSLLRYWESLYRKYERIPHKSMINPNDIQDLWNSCFMLKTTSNEYDFMGDDVQAIKDGNSIIIKDIYNNLLCPKNSNIPYIVKEVLASKSPVSNDSSFENQYGVTIKYRRCFLPLLSDNDEISYILGCLRWRSYQ; the protein is encoded by the coding sequence TTGGGAAAGTTTATACCGAAAATATGAGCGTATCCCTCATAAATCAATGATAAACCCTAATGATATTCAGGACTTGTGGAATAGTTGTTTTATGCTAAAAACCACGTCAAACGAATATGATTTTATGGGAGATGACGTTCAAGCCATAAAAGACGGAAACAGCATTATAATAAAGGATATTTACAATAACTTACTATGTCCGAAAAACAGTAACATACCTTATATCGTAAAAGAAGTTCTGGCATCAAAATCTCCTGTTTCTAACGATTCTTCATTTGAAAACCAATATGGTGTAACAATAAAGTATCGCAGGTGCTTCTTGCCGCTATTATCCGATAATGATGAGATATCTTATATTTTAGGCTGTCTGCGTTGGCGTTCCTACCAGTAG
- a CDS encoding pentapeptide repeat-containing protein produces MNTIIKLVLSAVIIGFVAIGSYRLGLNNKQIEPEKPIKEKVIGYIDDKRANNENIDITKKFGTNFSKMNFEGMNLSNVILTNADLSYANLRNANLENADLSGANFKYANMSRTSLKEATINNTDFSYTNLAKADFEGVQLKDSNLSYANLKNANLKESVANNIDFSYANLESADLYKADFTGSRLEGADLSYTTAQYAIFKDTNLLSADFDYADLGNSNLQNANLEGAFMYRTRMDKANAEGAIFNQANMQHSDLQNANLTGASIIEANLTDANLWEANLENVNATKSIFTSAQLWDTKLSGANPDSASFYGADLDGAIMRNANAQDADFKNAILDKTDLSDANFQDSNLKGSSIKGAVLKGINLQDANLKSAQIEKSDFSGANLTGANFMDTLINDSNFDGVITEGIIGFEID; encoded by the coding sequence ATGAACACTATAATAAAATTAGTTTTATCAGCCGTTATTATCGGCTTTGTTGCAATAGGTTCGTACAGGCTTGGTTTGAATAACAAGCAGATTGAACCTGAAAAACCGATAAAAGAAAAGGTTATCGGCTACATTGATGACAAGCGTGCTAACAACGAAAACATTGATATCACAAAGAAATTCGGCACTAATTTCAGTAAGATGAATTTTGAGGGCATGAATTTAAGCAACGTGATATTGACTAATGCCGACCTGTCTTATGCTAATTTACGTAATGCCAATCTGGAAAATGCCGACCTTTCAGGTGCTAATTTCAAATACGCAAATATGAGCCGCACCTCTTTGAAAGAGGCAACGATAAATAACACTGACTTTTCATACACCAACCTTGCAAAAGCCGATTTTGAGGGAGTACAATTAAAAGACTCCAACCTTTCATATGCAAATTTAAAGAATGCTAACTTAAAAGAATCGGTTGCAAACAACATTGATTTTTCATATGCAAATCTTGAAAGTGCCGATTTATACAAAGCAGACTTTACCGGCAGCAGGTTAGAAGGTGCGGATTTGAGCTACACAACCGCACAATACGCTATATTTAAAGATACTAACTTGTTAAGTGCCGATTTTGACTATGCCGACCTTGGCAATAGCAACCTGCAAAATGCCAACCTTGAGGGTGCATTCATGTACAGAACAAGAATGGATAAAGCCAATGCGGAGGGTGCTATTTTCAATCAGGCAAATATGCAGCATTCCGACCTGCAAAATGCCAACCTTACAGGTGCGTCTATAATCGAAGCAAATCTTACCGACGCTAACCTTTGGGAAGCTAATCTTGAAAATGTTAATGCAACTAAGTCGATTTTTACGTCAGCACAGCTTTGGGATACTAAATTAAGCGGGGCTAATCCGGATAGTGCAAGCTTTTACGGAGCTGATCTTGACGGCGCTATCATGCGTAATGCAAATGCACAAGATGCCGATTTTAAGAATGCGATATTAGATAAAACCGATCTATCCGATGCAAATTTCCAAGATTCAAACTTGAAAGGCTCAAGTATAAAAGGGGCAGTTTTAAAAGGTATTAATCTACAGGACGCAAATTTAAAATCAGCTCAAATTGAGAAATCTGATTTTTCAGGTGCAAACCTTACCGGAGCTAATTTTATGGATACCCTAATAAACGACAGTAATTTCGACGGCGTTATCACCGAAGGCATTATCGGCTTCGAAATAGATTAA
- a CDS encoding S41 family peptidase: MNKQFYGIFLILVFSFFATSAQASSKDTIKLLDLFGDVFDKVKRDYVEEVDDKELVESAINGMLSSLDPHSSYLNENDFDEMRIQTRGEFGGLGIEVTMENGLVKVVSPIDDTPAYRAGLEAGDYISQIDGEAVMGTTLSEAVDKMRGKPGTEIELTVLREGENEPLTFNIKRDIIKIKSVRARKEGDDIVYVRVTSFSESTSDSLKREVKKLKSEIGEEKFKGVVLDLRNNPGGLLDQAIEVSDAFLGKGEIVSTGGRVPDSNKRFNASRGDIIDGKPIVVMINGGSASASEIVSGALQDHKRGIVIGTKSFGKGSVQTVIPLSASKGAMRLTTSRYYTPAGRSIQAEGIEPDIIVEQAKLEEIKARKMSSEASLRKHLKNNNGSVNNDSSSDANSDANKAVEGEKESTDSAYEKDYQLGRALDLLRGIHIYNESKM, encoded by the coding sequence ATGAATAAACAGTTTTACGGAATATTCCTGATTTTAGTTTTTAGTTTTTTTGCAACATCTGCACAAGCGAGTTCTAAAGATACAATAAAGCTGCTTGACCTTTTCGGAGATGTTTTTGACAAGGTTAAGAGGGACTATGTAGAGGAAGTGGACGATAAAGAATTGGTAGAATCTGCTATTAACGGTATGCTTTCATCTCTTGACCCGCATTCAAGCTATCTTAATGAAAACGATTTCGATGAAATGAGAATACAGACCAGAGGTGAGTTCGGCGGTCTGGGTATTGAGGTTACTATGGAAAACGGTCTGGTTAAAGTGGTTTCTCCTATTGATGATACGCCTGCGTATCGTGCAGGATTAGAGGCCGGAGATTATATAAGCCAGATAGACGGCGAGGCGGTTATGGGAACTACGCTTTCCGAAGCGGTTGATAAAATGAGAGGCAAGCCCGGCACGGAGATAGAACTTACCGTGTTGCGTGAAGGTGAAAATGAGCCGCTTACATTCAATATAAAAAGAGATATCATTAAAATAAAATCGGTTCGTGCCAGAAAAGAGGGTGATGATATCGTATATGTAAGGGTCACATCTTTTTCTGAAAGTACGTCAGATAGTTTAAAGCGTGAAGTAAAAAAACTAAAAAGTGAAATAGGTGAGGAAAAGTTCAAGGGTGTGGTGCTTGATCTTAGAAATAATCCGGGCGGATTGCTTGATCAGGCTATAGAAGTATCGGATGCGTTCCTTGGTAAAGGTGAGATTGTATCTACCGGCGGAAGAGTGCCTGACAGCAATAAAAGATTTAATGCGTCACGCGGCGACATCATTGACGGCAAACCGATAGTGGTAATGATAAACGGCGGTTCGGCATCTGCTTCCGAGATTGTTTCGGGTGCGTTGCAAGATCACAAACGTGGCATTGTCATCGGTACGAAGTCCTTCGGTAAAGGTTCGGTTCAAACCGTAATACCTCTATCTGCAAGCAAAGGTGCTATGCGTCTTACGACTTCAAGATACTACACTCCTGCGGGGCGTTCTATTCAGGCTGAGGGGATTGAGCCTGATATAATTGTCGAGCAGGCAAAGCTTGAAGAGATAAAAGCTCGAAAAATGTCTTCTGAGGCAAGTTTAAGAAAGCATTTGAAAAATAATAACGGTAGCGTTAATAACGATAGCAGCAGCGATGCTAATAGTGATGCAAACAAGGCTGTAGAAGGTGAAAAAGAAAGCACCGACTCGGCGTATGAAAAAGATTACCAGTTAGGCAGGGCATTGGATTTACTAAGGGGAATTCATATTTATAACGAGAGTAAGATGTAA
- a CDS encoding divergent polysaccharide deacetylase family protein — protein MKFLSGLKFKMADFKFSPSTIVAGVVTFFIVTSLVAVISELYIGRDKRAEKALASGARLEFNLSTEEITGLILLTEDGAEAEDESNETKSEKDAEDKKTVENKLAWLNEDFIGPRMPQAFVDVLMAGVASNIKINKVKLSELSNKPIIVVILKGLGLSASTTQSAMELPKSVTFGLSPYSATINDWAEKAKKQGREVVLHIPMETKDYRLNDPGPYALLTQSSKEDNITRLNMLLGLVKGYEAVYSEKEEVFTHTLSSSKPVLQALKNKRKFLIFGGGYADFSLIQLANELEYPLLVNDFILDDDISQDSINAKFKEVEETALEKGYVVVMAHPYPITIRMLERWLPEAEERGFFIAPVSLLLGKQIVKE, from the coding sequence ATGAAGTTTTTATCAGGTCTGAAGTTCAAAATGGCGGATTTTAAGTTCAGCCCCTCCACGATAGTGGCAGGGGTTGTAACTTTTTTTATAGTAACCTCATTAGTTGCCGTAATATCCGAACTTTATATAGGTAGAGATAAAAGGGCGGAAAAAGCTCTTGCCTCCGGTGCAAGGCTTGAGTTTAATCTTTCTACTGAGGAGATTACAGGGCTTATCCTCTTAACCGAGGATGGTGCTGAAGCAGAAGATGAGAGTAATGAGACTAAATCTGAAAAGGACGCCGAAGATAAAAAAACGGTTGAAAATAAACTTGCATGGTTAAATGAGGATTTTATAGGTCCTAGAATGCCTCAGGCTTTTGTTGATGTTTTGATGGCAGGCGTGGCTTCAAACATAAAGATTAACAAAGTTAAATTAAGTGAACTTAGTAATAAACCCATAATAGTTGTCATACTCAAAGGTCTGGGGCTAAGTGCCTCTACTACCCAAAGTGCTATGGAACTGCCTAAGTCGGTTACTTTCGGTCTTTCGCCTTATTCTGCCACTATTAATGACTGGGCGGAAAAAGCTAAAAAGCAGGGCAGAGAGGTTGTGCTGCATATACCGATGGAAACTAAAGACTATCGTTTGAACGATCCGGGACCATACGCACTTTTAACGCAGTCATCAAAAGAAGATAATATCACACGTCTTAATATGTTGTTGGGACTGGTAAAGGGGTATGAAGCTGTGTACTCGGAAAAGGAGGAGGTATTTACCCATACGCTTTCAAGTTCAAAACCGGTATTGCAGGCTTTAAAAAACAAAAGGAAGTTCCTTATATTTGGAGGTGGCTATGCCGATTTTTCACTGATACAGCTTGCCAATGAGCTTGAGTACCCTCTGCTTGTAAATGATTTTATACTAGATGACGATATATCTCAGGACAGTATAAACGCTAAATTCAAAGAAGTTGAAGAAACCGCACTAGAAAAGGGGTATGTTGTGGTTATGGCACATCCGTACCCTATAACAATAAGAATGCTGGAAAGGTGGCTGCCTGAAGCTGAAGAAAGAGGGTTTTTCATTGCTCCGGTTTCATTATTACTTGGAAAACAAATTGTAAAAGAATAA
- the era gene encoding GTPase Era produces the protein MENNQKCGFIALMGAPNVGKSTLVNNLVGSKISIVTPKVQTTRASIKGIYTQGDTQLIFIDTPGLFNAKEKLEKAIVKEAWSGVEAADYLALLIDAKKGICKDTAQVIKSLKEQGKKAALIINKIDLIQREKLFELATKLNDEGVFTETFMVSALKGDGTKKLIEYFGSIAKNSPWMFPEDQIMDAPIKFYAAEVTREKIFMKLQQEIPYSVAVETEKWEETKKAVNIHQVIYVRKQGQKAIILGKGGTMIKQIGASSRRELEEALESKVNLFLFVKVRENWVDNPSIYKEIGLDL, from the coding sequence GTGGAAAATAATCAAAAATGCGGTTTTATCGCCCTTATGGGTGCTCCGAATGTGGGCAAGTCCACTTTAGTTAATAATCTGGTAGGAAGCAAAATATCTATTGTTACCCCTAAAGTACAGACTACAAGAGCAAGTATAAAGGGTATATATACACAAGGTGATACGCAACTCATATTCATTGACACGCCGGGGCTTTTCAACGCAAAGGAAAAGCTGGAAAAAGCTATCGTAAAAGAAGCATGGAGCGGGGTGGAGGCGGCTGACTATCTGGCATTGTTGATAGATGCGAAGAAAGGCATATGTAAAGACACCGCTCAGGTAATAAAATCGCTAAAAGAACAGGGCAAAAAAGCAGCTCTTATAATAAATAAGATAGACCTTATCCAAAGGGAAAAGTTGTTTGAGCTGGCAACAAAACTAAACGATGAAGGCGTGTTCACCGAGACTTTCATGGTATCGGCATTAAAAGGGGACGGCACTAAAAAACTTATAGAATATTTCGGCTCGATTGCTAAGAATAGCCCGTGGATGTTCCCTGAAGACCAGATAATGGACGCTCCGATAAAATTCTATGCGGCTGAAGTTACTCGTGAAAAGATATTCATGAAATTGCAGCAAGAAATACCCTATTCCGTAGCGGTGGAAACCGAAAAATGGGAAGAAACAAAAAAAGCCGTCAATATCCATCAGGTGATATATGTACGTAAACAGGGGCAAAAAGCTATCATACTGGGCAAAGGCGGCACAATGATTAAGCAGATAGGAGCCTCCTCCAGACGTGAGTTAGAAGAGGCTTTAGAGTCAAAAGTAAATCTATTCTTGTTTGTTAAAGTCCGTGAAAACTGGGTGGATAACCCGAGCATCTATAAGGAAATAGGATTGGATTTATAG
- the rnc gene encoding ribonuclease III produces MVDKIEKALSYSFKDHSLLEEALTHPSISKQRCDKISFFNYERFEFLGDAVLGLVIAELLINKYPEEKEGSLAKRLAGLVRGEALVSVARKLNIGEFIKMTQGEEVMGGRDNSSNIENTLEAIIGAIYIDSGLESARDFISRHWIELVDNMKEPPKDPKTELQEWSQGRGLPIPEYKVIKQTGPSHDPFFEISVKVEGVEEVTADGNSKKKAEKNAAKKLLKIIKEEDSGK; encoded by the coding sequence ATAGTGGATAAGATTGAAAAAGCTCTATCATATAGTTTTAAAGATCATTCTTTGCTTGAAGAGGCACTTACACATCCTAGCATCTCAAAACAAAGATGTGATAAAATATCCTTTTTTAATTATGAGCGTTTCGAGTTTTTGGGCGATGCCGTACTAGGTCTGGTCATAGCCGAGTTGCTGATAAATAAATATCCTGAGGAAAAAGAAGGCTCTCTGGCTAAAAGGCTGGCAGGTCTGGTACGTGGCGAGGCTCTTGTTTCCGTTGCCAGAAAGCTGAATATAGGTGAGTTTATAAAGATGACTCAGGGTGAAGAGGTTATGGGAGGCAGGGATAACTCAAGCAACATTGAAAATACGTTGGAGGCTATCATCGGAGCTATATATATAGATTCAGGCTTGGAAAGTGCAAGGGATTTTATCAGTAGGCACTGGATAGAACTGGTAGATAATATGAAAGAGCCGCCTAAAGACCCTAAAACGGAATTGCAGGAATGGTCGCAAGGCAGGGGTTTGCCGATTCCCGAATATAAGGTTATAAAACAAACAGGCCCTTCACATGACCCTTTCTTTGAAATAAGCGTCAAGGTGGAGGGAGTGGAAGAAGTTACGGCAGACGGAAACTCCAAGAAAAAAGCTGAAAAAAATGCCGCAAAAAAATTGTTAAAAATAATAAAAGAAGAAGATAGTGGAAAATAA
- the lepB gene encoding signal peptidase I, whose product MKKEDDKMKDKVDTASDVDINTKEAKGKKKETKGETVRSLAIAIILAVIFRSFAFEPFYIPSSSMKSTLLIGDYVFVSKYTYGYSRYSFPFGFGIFEGRIGGDKPQRGDVAVFKLPTNPSINYIKRLVGMPGDKIQVINGELYINQEKVPRKKIENFLDKDERGNVTSIPQYIETLPGGVSYRVLDQRRNGDLDNTEVYEVPEGHYFMMGDNRDNSADSRVLLSVGYVPEENLVGPANRIFFSSEDSLLKIWTWPSSLRFSRFFSSIKYDGEK is encoded by the coding sequence GTGAAAAAGGAAGATGATAAAATGAAAGATAAGGTTGATACGGCTTCTGATGTAGATATTAATACAAAGGAGGCAAAAGGCAAAAAAAAGGAAACTAAAGGCGAGACGGTACGCTCGCTTGCTATTGCCATAATACTTGCCGTTATATTCAGGAGCTTTGCTTTTGAGCCTTTTTATATTCCGTCAAGTTCGATGAAATCTACTTTGCTTATCGGTGATTATGTGTTCGTATCAAAATATACTTATGGTTATAGCCGTTATTCGTTCCCGTTCGGATTTGGTATATTTGAAGGTCGTATCGGAGGCGATAAACCGCAAAGGGGCGATGTTGCAGTGTTCAAACTTCCGACTAACCCGAGCATTAACTATATTAAACGGCTTGTAGGTATGCCCGGTGATAAGATACAGGTGATAAACGGAGAGCTTTATATAAATCAAGAGAAGGTGCCGAGAAAAAAGATAGAAAACTTTTTGGATAAGGACGAAAGGGGCAATGTTACGTCCATACCGCAATATATCGAAACCTTACCCGGCGGCGTATCATACCGAGTGCTTGACCAAAGGCGCAACGGAGATTTGGATAATACCGAGGTCTATGAAGTGCCGGAAGGGCATTATTTTATGATGGGTGATAACAGGGATAATTCTGCCGATAGCAGGGTTTTGCTTAGTGTGGGGTACGTGCCGGAAGAAAATCTTGTAGGCCCTGCCAACCGTATATTCTTCTCATCGGAGGACTCACTTCTTAAAATATGGACATGGCCTAGCAGCCTGAGGTTTAGCAGGTTCTTTTCAAGCATAAAATATGACGGTGAGAAATAG
- a CDS encoding RNA pyrophosphohydrolase produces the protein MVNVNSLPYRYGVGMMLVNKDSQVFVGKRIDTSSEAWQMPQGGVDKGEDEKTAAFRELQEEVGTDKATLIAQSADYYYYDLPEDLIPDVWGGKFRGQKQRWFVFLFEGDSDDINIATDHPEFCEWKWINANDLPDVIVPFKRKIYSDILSEFSNLIEKINESDI, from the coding sequence TTGGTTAACGTAAATAGTTTGCCATACCGTTATGGCGTTGGAATGATGTTGGTAAACAAAGATTCACAGGTTTTTGTCGGTAAGAGGATAGATACTTCAAGTGAGGCATGGCAGATGCCTCAAGGTGGTGTCGATAAGGGTGAAGATGAAAAAACGGCAGCCTTCAGAGAATTGCAAGAAGAAGTGGGAACCGATAAAGCTACTCTTATAGCACAAAGTGCCGATTACTATTATTACGACCTGCCGGAAGATTTGATACCCGATGTTTGGGGGGGTAAATTCCGTGGACAAAAACAAAGATGGTTCGTGTTTCTGTTCGAAGGTGATAGCGATGATATAAATATCGCTACCGACCACCCTGAATTTTGTGAGTGGAAATGGATAAACGCAAATGACCTGCCTGATGTTATAGTGCCGTTCAAAAGAAAAATATATTCCGACATACTGAGTGAGTTTTCAAACCTTATAGAAAAGATAAATGAATCGGACATCTAA